The Candidatus Methylomirabilota bacterium genomic interval AGAAGTCAGGGGCGGCAACGCATCGCGACGGGGCCGGCGCCCTCAGGCGGGGAGGGGGAGCGGGATGGGCTGATTGTGCTCGGCCGAGAGGTCGGCCGCGACCGTGACCTCCATCACCTGGCGGGCCTGCTCGGGCGTCACCAGGACGGGTCGGTTCAGGGCCACCGCCTCCAGGAAATGGATGGTCTCGGCCTGCATGGGGCCCTGGTAGACGTGGGCGACCTGCTCGCCGGGCATGGTGGAGAGCGGCAGCACCATGCCGTTCTGCATCGTGTTCAGCACGATGTCGCGGTGGCTGTCGTCGATGAGCAGCGCGCCCTCGGTGGCGACGAACTCGATCGTCGCCGTCGAGAAGTGGGGATACCCCGGGGGCAGCGCCCAGCCGGCGCCGATGGTGAAGGCGGTGCCGTCCTCCATGGTCACCACGATCCACATGCAGTCCGGCACGCCGTGGGCCTGTTCCATGATCCGGTACACGGACTGGGCGTAGACGCGGATGGGCCGGAGCCCCTCCAGGCACCAGAGGATGAAGTCGAGGTCGTGGGTCGCCTCCATGACGGCCGGCGACAGGCGGATCCGCCCGCCGATCTTGTTCCCGATGCTACGCGAGACGTTGCGACTGACCAGCGCGGTGACCGGCCGCCCGAGGGTGCCGTCGGCCACGCACTTCTTGACATACGCGTACTTGGGGTTGAAGCGCTGGGTGTAGCCGATGGTCAGCTTGACGTCGCCCTCCCGGGCCAGCGCCATCATCTCGTCGGCTTCCTTGAGGGCGAGGCCCATCGGCTTCTCGAGGAACGTGTGCTTGCGCGCGAGCAGGCAGTCGCGGGTGATCGGGTAATGGGTGGTCTCCGGGGTGGTGGAGACGAACACCGCGTCGAGGTCCGTCCGCCCGAGCAGCTCGTGATAATCCTGGGTGGCCGTCCGGGCGCCGGTCGCCTTGGCCACCCGCTCGAGCCGGGCCGGGTCGATCTCGGCCAGATGCAGGCTCTCGACCAGCGAGTGCTCCGCGCACACCCGGGCGCGGATCTCCCCGATCCAGCCGGTGCCGATCACTCCCACGCCGATGCGTCGCCTGGTCACGCTCGGTCTCCTCTCGCGGTCAGCTGGGTCGCGGCTGCGCTCCGCCGGGGCCAACGCTACCGGATCACGATGGCGTCCGGGAGTCCCTCGAAGTCGGCATCTGCGGTGACCACCTGGGCGCCGTGCCGCCGGGCGGTGGCGTAGACGAGCGAATCGGCCATGGCGAGCCCGAACACGAGCGCGGCATCGGCCGCCTCCAGGGCCACGCCGTCGTCCACCGGCGCGACCGTCGCGCGCCGCATCGCCGAGACCGCCCCCACCGCCCGTTCCTCGGAGAAATCCCGGCGGATGACCTTGTAGACGTCGTAGATCTCGATCGCGGAGACGAGGAGCGGTTCGCGGCCTTCGAGGTAGGGCGCGAAGCGCTCGGCGCGGGGGCCGTTGACCAGATACTCGATCCACCCGCTCGAATCGACGAGGATCAGATCCGGTCCTTCTTCTCCCGGAGATCGCGGAACGTGGCGCCCTGGAACAGTCCCCGATAGGCGCGCATCGGGCGCTCGGGGACGAGGAAGATCACGCCGCCCTTCTCCAGGACCGTGAGCTTCATCCCCGGCCGAAGACCCAGCCGCTGGCGCGCGCCGCGCGGCAGCACGAGCTGGAACTTG includes:
- a CDS encoding Gfo/Idh/MocA family oxidoreductase encodes the protein MTRRRIGVGVIGTGWIGEIRARVCAEHSLVESLHLAEIDPARLERVAKATGARTATQDYHELLGRTDLDAVFVSTTPETTHYPITRDCLLARKHTFLEKPMGLALKEADEMMALAREGDVKLTIGYTQRFNPKYAYVKKCVADGTLGRPVTALVSRNVSRSIGNKIGGRIRLSPAVMEATHDLDFILWCLEGLRPIRVYAQSVYRIMEQAHGVPDCMWIVVTMEDGTAFTIGAGWALPPGYPHFSTATIEFVATEGALLIDDSHRDIVLNTMQNGMVLPLSTMPGEQVAHVYQGPMQAETIHFLEAVALNRPVLVTPEQARQVMEVTVAADLSAEHNQPIPLPLPA
- a CDS encoding type II toxin-antitoxin system VapC family toxin; translated protein: MILVDSSGWIEYLVNGPRAERFAPYLEGREPLLVSAIEIYDVYKVIRRDFSEERAVGAVSAMRRATVAPVDDGVALEAADAALVFGLAMADSLVYATARRHGAQVVTADADFEGLPDAIVIR
- a CDS encoding AbrB/MazE/SpoVT family DNA-binding domain-containing protein, yielding METVTLSSKFQLVLPRGARQRLGLRPGMKLTVLEKGGVIFLVPERPMRAYRGLFQGATFRDLREKKDRI